Proteins encoded together in one Microbacterium sp. ABRD28 window:
- a CDS encoding amino acid ABC transporter ATP-binding protein, whose product MTTIVDPVIRLQSVSKSFGSLAVLHAVDLEVFRGEVVCVIGPSGSGKSTLLRCINHLETPTAGIVWLGDEPVGVRESRGHLIEIAPAELARQRTEIGMVFQNFNLFGHMTVLQNIIEAPIQVLRTPRAEAETHARQLLEWVQLSGKESAYPRQLSGGQQQRAAIARALAMRPRVMLFDEPTSALDPETVGEVLSVMRRLASEGLTMIVVTHEIEFAREVADRVVFMDDGRIVESGSAAEVLDRPVEERTRRFLSRILDTRSAEDAGESFP is encoded by the coding sequence ATGACAACGATCGTCGATCCCGTCATCCGTCTGCAATCGGTGAGCAAGAGCTTCGGATCGCTTGCGGTCCTCCATGCCGTCGATCTCGAGGTCTTCCGCGGCGAGGTCGTCTGCGTGATCGGTCCATCCGGGTCGGGGAAGTCCACGCTGCTGCGCTGCATCAACCACCTCGAGACCCCGACCGCGGGGATCGTATGGCTCGGTGACGAGCCGGTGGGGGTGCGTGAGAGCCGGGGCCATCTCATCGAGATCGCCCCGGCGGAGCTCGCACGTCAGCGCACCGAGATCGGCATGGTGTTCCAGAACTTCAATCTCTTCGGTCACATGACGGTGCTGCAGAACATCATCGAAGCTCCGATCCAGGTGCTGCGCACCCCGCGTGCCGAGGCGGAGACCCATGCGCGACAGCTGCTGGAGTGGGTACAGCTGAGCGGCAAGGAGTCGGCCTACCCGCGGCAGCTCTCCGGCGGTCAGCAGCAGCGCGCGGCGATCGCCCGGGCTCTGGCCATGCGCCCGCGCGTCATGCTCTTCGACGAGCCCACCTCGGCCCTTGATCCCGAGACCGTCGGGGAGGTGCTCTCCGTCATGCGGCGCCTCGCGTCCGAGGGATTGACGATGATCGTCGTCACGCATGAGATCGAGTTCGCGCGGGAGGTCGCCGACCGGGTGGTGTTCATGGACGACGGACGGATCGTGGAAAGCGGCAGTGCGGCAGAGGTGCTCGATCGCCCGGTGGAGGAGCGCACCCGACGCTTCCTCTCCCGAATCCTCGACACGCGCTCCGCGGAGGATGCCGGCGAATCTTTCCCATGA
- a CDS encoding amino acid ABC transporter permease: protein MTSTGTDEAPDDRRSRGPLTATLQIGRGPEGPRVRTTTGRQIALKAAGWALRILLVLFVLEIISKFLTADAMRWDVVGEYLFSARVLQGVGLTLFLTAVAMVLGCLIGLILALMKISNSLLFNVAADGYIWLFRGTPLLVQLLFWYNLASFLPKLTLGIPFGPQWFEWDTNTVVSSLIAALLGLGLNEGAYMSEIIRAGIQSVDQGQSEAAAALGMSRRRAMRRIVLPQAMRVIVPPTGNQVISMLKGTSLVSIVAISELLYTVQVIYARTFETIPLLVVACIWYLVLTTVLSIGQHYIEKYYARGATRSAPDTYAQKLRKLLPRTTPSSGLKEKAPV, encoded by the coding sequence GTGACCTCGACCGGCACAGATGAGGCACCCGACGATCGTCGGAGCCGGGGGCCGCTGACGGCGACGCTGCAGATCGGCCGAGGTCCGGAGGGGCCGCGGGTACGGACCACCACCGGGCGCCAGATCGCTCTGAAGGCCGCGGGCTGGGCGCTGCGCATCCTGCTGGTGCTGTTCGTGCTCGAGATCATCTCGAAGTTCCTCACCGCCGATGCCATGCGGTGGGATGTCGTCGGCGAGTACCTGTTCAGTGCCCGCGTGCTTCAGGGGGTCGGCCTGACCCTGTTCCTCACCGCGGTCGCGATGGTGCTCGGCTGCCTCATCGGGTTGATCCTCGCCCTGATGAAGATCTCGAACAGCCTGCTGTTCAACGTGGCGGCCGATGGCTACATCTGGCTGTTCCGGGGGACGCCCCTGCTGGTGCAGCTGCTGTTCTGGTACAACCTCGCCAGCTTCCTCCCCAAGCTCACCCTCGGGATCCCGTTCGGCCCGCAGTGGTTCGAATGGGACACCAACACGGTGGTCAGCTCCCTCATCGCCGCGCTGCTCGGGCTCGGGCTGAACGAGGGTGCGTACATGTCCGAGATCATCCGTGCCGGCATCCAATCGGTCGATCAGGGCCAGAGTGAGGCTGCGGCCGCGCTCGGCATGTCGCGCCGTCGCGCGATGCGGCGCATCGTCCTGCCGCAGGCGATGCGGGTCATCGTCCCACCGACGGGCAACCAGGTGATCTCGATGCTCAAGGGAACGAGCCTGGTCAGCATCGTCGCCATCAGTGAGCTTCTCTACACCGTCCAGGTGATCTACGCGCGTACGTTCGAGACCATCCCGCTTCTGGTGGTGGCGTGCATCTGGTACCTCGTGCTGACGACCGTGCTCTCCATCGGCCAGCACTACATCGAGAAGTACTACGCGCGCGGCGCCACCCGCAGCGCTCCCGACACGTACGCCCAGAAGCTGCGCAAGCTCCTTCCCCGCACCACGCCCTCTTCGGGGCTGAAAGAGAAGGCGCCGGTATGA
- a CDS encoding transporter substrate-binding domain-containing protein, translating to MNTPASRRVLVGLAAFSALGLALAGCTSGSAADAGDSDLSIEVAGVTIETNDELAALVPDDVAERGTLTAIQFDNAPADTFLDENDEIAGWGPDLGRAAAALLGLEYTAEVSGAFDTFIPGIDNGRFDSSWASIIVTQERLDVVDIVAVHESTTGVITSEDAGLDISTPEDLCGLRVGALAGSAFLIQIEEIVAICEDAGEPAPTIDSFPQQGAALLAVSSDRIDAFMTAKGQLSWLLREDSSAEGLEIQPLDYQPNLEGVAVGKDSGMTEAIAAAMNQLIEDGTYETIMTSWDVDFGLLDEAVVNPSVEQ from the coding sequence ATGAACACCCCCGCCTCCCGCCGCGTTCTCGTCGGCCTTGCCGCCTTCTCCGCCCTCGGGCTCGCACTCGCGGGCTGCACCTCGGGTTCCGCCGCGGACGCCGGCGATTCGGACCTCTCGATCGAGGTCGCCGGAGTCACGATCGAGACGAACGACGAGCTCGCCGCGCTTGTGCCCGATGACGTGGCCGAACGGGGAACCCTGACGGCCATCCAGTTCGACAACGCCCCCGCCGACACGTTCCTCGACGAGAACGACGAGATCGCCGGATGGGGTCCTGACCTCGGTCGCGCGGCTGCAGCGCTCCTCGGATTGGAGTACACCGCAGAGGTGTCGGGCGCGTTCGACACATTCATCCCGGGGATCGATAACGGCCGATTCGACAGCTCCTGGGCGTCGATCATCGTGACGCAGGAGCGGCTCGACGTCGTCGACATCGTCGCCGTGCACGAGAGCACGACCGGGGTCATCACGAGTGAGGACGCGGGCCTGGACATCAGCACCCCGGAGGACCTCTGCGGCCTGCGTGTCGGGGCCTTGGCGGGCTCGGCGTTCCTCATCCAGATCGAGGAGATCGTCGCCATCTGCGAAGACGCCGGGGAGCCTGCTCCGACCATCGACTCCTTCCCGCAGCAGGGCGCGGCGCTGCTGGCCGTCAGCTCCGACCGCATCGACGCGTTCATGACCGCCAAGGGGCAGCTCTCGTGGCTGCTGCGCGAGGACAGCAGCGCCGAGGGTCTCGAGATCCAGCCGCTGGACTACCAGCCGAACCTCGAGGGCGTGGCCGTGGGGAAGGACTCCGGCATGACCGAGGCCATCGCGGCGGCCATGAACCAGCTGATCGAGGACGGGACGTACGAGACGATCATGACCAGCTGGGATGTCGATTTCGGCCTCCTCGACGAGGCGGTCGTCAATCCGAGCGTCGAGCAGTGA
- a CDS encoding Lrp/AsnC family transcriptional regulator: MTREPNDPQPVPLDELDRRILEAVTADGRITNAALAEQVGVAPSTAHTRLRGLIDRGVISSFTASVAQARLGRALQALVGVTLRPGARQASITDFAEHTRSLAEVVQVFFLGGADDFIVHVAVTDSSALRRFVVEQISGHDRVASTRTNIIFDYHRNAVVDSFR, translated from the coding sequence ATGACGCGTGAGCCGAACGATCCACAGCCTGTTCCGCTGGACGAGCTCGATCGCCGGATCCTCGAGGCGGTCACGGCGGACGGCAGAATCACCAACGCGGCGCTGGCAGAGCAGGTCGGTGTCGCCCCGTCCACCGCTCACACGCGCCTCCGGGGGCTCATCGACCGCGGAGTCATCTCGTCGTTCACCGCGAGCGTCGCCCAGGCCAGGCTTGGAAGAGCGCTGCAGGCCCTGGTCGGGGTGACGCTCCGCCCCGGTGCTCGGCAGGCCAGCATCACCGATTTCGCTGAACACACCCGCTCGCTGGCGGAGGTGGTGCAGGTGTTCTTCCTCGGCGGCGCCGACGACTTCATCGTCCACGTCGCGGTGACCGACTCCTCAGCGCTGCGACGATTCGTCGTCGAGCAGATCTCGGGTCATGACCGCGTGGCTTCGACGCGGACGAACATCATCTTCGACTACCACCGCAACGCCGTCGTCGATTCGTTCCGCTGA
- the ald gene encoding alanine dehydrogenase yields the protein MRVGIPAEIKNNEDRVAATPAIVDQLRRRGHEVVIQSGAGEGSRISDADFSAAGARIAASADEVWEQGDLILKVKEPIAAEYGRMRRGQVLFTFLHLAASRACTDALLSSGVTSIAYETVQLPDRSLPLLTPMSEVAGRLSIQVGATNLMRPAGGRGTLLGGIAGTRKGKVVVIGGGVAGENAARNAVGFGADVTVIDISLPRLRALESEFGGLIQTRHSSPLEIADQLVDADLVIGSVLIPGAAAPKLVTDDMVAAMRPGSVLVDIAIDQGGCFEGSRPTTHDEPTFAVHESLYYCVANMPGAVPETATRALTNATAPYVLRLADRGWQDALRADAALKAGLSTHDGMLTNADVGAALQIEVASADVVLAA from the coding sequence ATGCGCGTCGGTATCCCAGCAGAAATCAAGAACAACGAAGATCGCGTGGCAGCGACGCCCGCGATCGTGGACCAGCTGCGGCGCCGCGGCCACGAGGTCGTCATCCAATCCGGCGCCGGGGAGGGATCGCGCATCTCCGACGCCGACTTCTCCGCCGCGGGAGCCCGGATCGCCGCGAGCGCGGACGAGGTGTGGGAGCAGGGCGACCTGATCCTCAAGGTCAAGGAGCCGATCGCCGCCGAATACGGCAGGATGCGACGAGGGCAGGTGCTCTTCACCTTCCTCCACCTCGCTGCCTCGCGCGCGTGCACCGACGCGCTGCTTTCGAGCGGGGTCACCTCGATCGCCTACGAGACGGTGCAGCTCCCCGATCGCTCGCTGCCTCTGCTCACCCCCATGAGCGAGGTCGCCGGACGCCTCTCGATCCAGGTCGGTGCCACGAACCTCATGCGTCCGGCCGGGGGACGCGGCACGCTCCTCGGCGGAATCGCCGGCACCCGCAAGGGCAAGGTCGTCGTCATCGGCGGCGGGGTGGCCGGCGAGAACGCTGCCCGCAACGCCGTGGGGTTCGGGGCCGACGTCACGGTGATCGACATCTCGCTCCCCCGCCTGCGCGCCCTGGAATCGGAGTTCGGCGGTCTCATCCAGACCCGCCACTCCTCACCCCTCGAGATCGCCGACCAGCTCGTCGACGCCGATCTCGTCATCGGATCGGTCCTGATCCCCGGGGCGGCCGCACCCAAGCTCGTCACCGACGACATGGTCGCGGCGATGAGGCCGGGGTCGGTGCTGGTGGACATCGCCATCGACCAGGGCGGCTGCTTCGAGGGCTCGCGCCCCACCACCCACGATGAGCCGACCTTCGCCGTGCACGAGAGCCTGTACTACTGCGTCGCGAACATGCCCGGTGCCGTTCCCGAGACCGCCACCCGGGCCCTCACGAACGCCACCGCGCCCTACGTGCTGCGCCTGGCCGACCGCGGATGGCAGGACGCGCTGCGCGCCGATGCGGCGCTGAAGGCCGGCCTCAGCACGCACGACGGGATGCTCACCAACGCCGACGTCGGCGCGGCGCTGCAGATCGAGGTGGCGAGCGCGGACGTGGTCCTCGCGGCCTGA
- a CDS encoding NAD-dependent succinate-semialdehyde dehydrogenase gives MSDYAVINPATGETLATYPTISDDELAAAIDRADIAYRSWRHLPVSERAALLRRVADLHRERRDELAAIIVREMGKPLVAALGEVDFAADITEYYANVAERVTADQPLEIEGEGTAVIRRTPLGVLLGIMPWNFPYYQVARFAAPNLILGNTILLKHAPQCPESAAALEAIYRDAGLPVGAYTNIYATNDQAAAVIADPRVQGVSVTGSERAGAAVAEVAGRHLKKVALELGGSDPFILLSTDDLDATVQAAVDARLDNNGQSCNAAKRFIIIDELYEPFLEKFSAAMGAAKVGDPLAEDTILGPLSSETAAERLQKQIDDAVSQGARLVTGGARDGAFFPGTVLTDVTPEMDVYGEELFGPAGVVYRVKDEAEAIRVANDTGFGLGSYVFTTDPEQAQRVADEIDAGMVYVNVVLADSPELPFGGVKRSGTGRELGLIGADEFVNKKLIRVAG, from the coding sequence ATGAGTGACTATGCCGTCATCAACCCCGCCACGGGGGAGACCCTCGCCACCTACCCGACGATCAGCGACGACGAACTGGCTGCAGCGATCGATCGGGCCGACATCGCCTATCGCTCCTGGCGCCACCTGCCGGTCTCGGAGCGCGCTGCGCTGCTCCGCCGGGTCGCCGACCTGCACCGAGAGCGTCGCGACGAACTGGCGGCCATCATCGTGCGCGAGATGGGCAAGCCGCTCGTCGCGGCCCTCGGCGAGGTCGACTTCGCCGCCGACATCACCGAGTACTACGCGAACGTCGCCGAGCGGGTCACCGCCGACCAGCCGCTGGAGATCGAGGGGGAGGGTACCGCCGTCATCCGTCGGACGCCGCTCGGAGTTCTCCTGGGCATCATGCCGTGGAATTTCCCGTACTACCAGGTCGCGCGCTTCGCGGCCCCGAACCTGATCCTCGGCAACACCATCCTGCTCAAGCATGCGCCGCAGTGCCCCGAGTCCGCGGCCGCCCTGGAGGCGATCTACCGCGACGCGGGACTTCCCGTCGGTGCGTACACGAACATCTACGCCACGAACGATCAGGCCGCGGCGGTCATTGCCGATCCGCGCGTCCAGGGCGTGTCGGTCACGGGCTCGGAACGGGCCGGTGCGGCGGTCGCCGAAGTCGCCGGGCGTCACCTGAAGAAGGTCGCTCTCGAGCTCGGCGGATCAGATCCCTTCATCCTCCTGTCCACGGATGATCTCGACGCCACCGTGCAGGCGGCGGTGGACGCCCGTCTGGACAACAACGGACAGTCGTGCAACGCGGCCAAGCGCTTCATCATCATCGACGAGCTGTACGAGCCCTTCCTCGAGAAGTTCTCCGCGGCGATGGGCGCGGCGAAAGTGGGCGATCCGCTGGCCGAAGACACCATCCTCGGTCCGCTCTCCTCCGAGACGGCGGCCGAGCGACTGCAGAAGCAGATCGATGACGCCGTCTCCCAGGGGGCCCGGCTGGTGACGGGAGGGGCGCGGGACGGCGCCTTCTTCCCGGGCACGGTGCTCACCGATGTCACGCCGGAGATGGATGTCTACGGCGAGGAGCTCTTCGGCCCGGCGGGAGTCGTCTACCGCGTCAAGGACGAGGCCGAGGCCATCCGCGTCGCCAACGACACCGGCTTCGGGCTGGGATCTTATGTCTTCACCACCGATCCTGAGCAGGCCCAGCGCGTGGCCGACGAGATCGATGCCGGCATGGTCTACGTCAACGTGGTGCTGGCCGACTCGCCCGAGCTCCCGTTCGGCGGGGTGAAGCGCTCGGGTACCGGACGCGAACTGGGACTCATCGGCGCCGACGAGTTCGTCAACAAGAAGCTCATCCGGGTCGCCGGCTGA
- a CDS encoding APC family permease, with product MSAAHRGSRSGGPTPTATAPAPEALTGGLSKKGLSAGTVGLIGAVVIGISCIAPAYTLTAALGPTVSEVGFQVPAIILLGFIPMLLVAFGYRELNRTMPDSGTSFTWAVRAFGPWVGWMAGWGLVAATILVLSNLAGIAVEFLFLLIDQIAGSPGTIAELAFNPFINVAVCLLFMLGATFISYRDMQTTQKLQYVLVSFQVLVLLVFSIAAFVHVANGTAFDASPVEASWFNPLTVTPAIAIVAGLSLSIFIFWGWDVTLTMNEETRNPEKTPGRAATVTVVTIVTLYLLISIALLAFAGTGEEGLGLGNPDIQANVFFYLSGPILGPLAFLVSLAVLTSSASSLQSTFVGPARTLLAMGHYGALPPAFARVSPRFFTPGYATVVSAVVASVFYAVMRFINENVLWDTITTLGMMICFYYGITAFACVWYFRRQWFDSVRSFVFTLLFPLVGGVILAALFVITLVESLDPDYGSGTEWFGVGSVFVLGVVIIGLGIVIMIWQAIRRPAFFRGETLSLDAPESLRRR from the coding sequence ATGAGCGCTGCACACCGCGGGTCGCGAAGCGGCGGCCCGACACCGACCGCCACGGCCCCCGCACCCGAGGCACTGACCGGCGGGCTGTCCAAGAAAGGCCTGAGCGCGGGCACGGTCGGCCTCATCGGCGCGGTCGTCATCGGCATCTCCTGTATCGCGCCGGCCTACACGCTCACCGCGGCGCTCGGGCCGACGGTCTCGGAGGTCGGTTTCCAGGTGCCGGCCATCATCCTGCTCGGGTTCATCCCGATGCTCCTGGTCGCGTTCGGATACCGCGAGCTCAACCGCACCATGCCCGACTCGGGCACCTCGTTCACGTGGGCCGTGCGGGCGTTCGGGCCGTGGGTGGGGTGGATGGCCGGCTGGGGCCTCGTCGCGGCGACGATCCTCGTGCTGTCGAACCTCGCCGGCATCGCCGTGGAATTCCTCTTCCTGCTGATCGACCAGATCGCGGGAAGCCCCGGGACGATCGCCGAACTCGCCTTCAACCCCTTCATCAACGTCGCGGTGTGTCTGCTGTTCATGCTGGGTGCGACCTTCATCTCCTATCGGGACATGCAGACGACCCAGAAGCTGCAGTACGTGCTGGTGAGCTTCCAGGTGCTGGTCCTCCTCGTCTTCTCCATCGCCGCCTTCGTGCACGTGGCGAACGGCACGGCGTTCGACGCGAGTCCGGTCGAGGCCTCCTGGTTCAATCCGCTGACCGTCACGCCGGCGATCGCGATCGTGGCCGGCCTGTCGTTGTCGATCTTCATCTTCTGGGGGTGGGATGTCACGCTCACGATGAACGAGGAGACCCGCAACCCCGAGAAGACGCCCGGACGCGCCGCGACCGTCACCGTGGTGACGATCGTCACGCTGTACCTCCTCATCTCGATCGCGCTGCTCGCCTTCGCGGGCACGGGCGAGGAGGGATTGGGCCTGGGGAACCCCGACATCCAGGCGAATGTCTTCTTCTACCTCTCCGGGCCCATCCTGGGGCCGCTCGCGTTCCTGGTCTCGCTCGCCGTGCTCACGAGCTCGGCGTCGTCGCTGCAGTCGACGTTCGTGGGCCCGGCCCGCACGCTCCTCGCGATGGGGCACTACGGCGCGCTCCCGCCCGCGTTCGCCCGCGTCTCGCCGCGGTTCTTCACACCCGGGTACGCCACCGTCGTCTCGGCCGTCGTGGCGTCGGTGTTCTACGCGGTGATGCGCTTCATCAACGAGAACGTGCTGTGGGACACCATCACGACACTCGGCATGATGATCTGCTTCTACTACGGCATCACGGCGTTCGCGTGCGTGTGGTACTTCCGCCGGCAATGGTTCGACTCGGTGCGCAGCTTCGTCTTCACGCTGCTGTTCCCGCTGGTCGGCGGTGTGATCCTGGCTGCCCTGTTCGTCATCACCCTGGTGGAGAGCCTCGACCCCGACTACGGCAGCGGCACCGAGTGGTTCGGGGTCGGAAGCGTGTTCGTGCTCGGCGTGGTCATCATCGGTCTCGGTATCGTCATCATGATCTGGCAGGCGATCAGGCGTCCGGCGTTCTTCCGGGGGGAGACGCTCAGCCTCGACGCGCCGGAGAGCCTCCGGCGTCGCTGA
- a CDS encoding universal stress protein, with protein sequence MSGRIVVGYTATDAGADAVALGARLAKATSAQLDLVVVLPSDDRSVITPPNASYDRYLREQATTWLEGAAAGIPADIAHVGHVRYSDSFAEGLIAAADEFGASHIVVGAANGGLRGRHRLGTVATELLHSSDVPVVLAPEGSRRQDASLGLTRITAAIGTRPGAEALMEESVALAAATGAELRLLSLVSVDLPSSVDTGVIRLAGAAHADDVLTKALASLPEGITADVVVARGESIEDAVSHLSWEPGELAIVGSSRLAQPRRLFLGSTAAKMLHELPVPMVVVPRTRVHESMNGERR encoded by the coding sequence ATGAGCGGCCGCATCGTCGTCGGCTACACCGCGACGGATGCCGGAGCCGATGCGGTCGCCCTGGGGGCGCGGCTCGCGAAAGCGACGAGCGCGCAGCTCGACCTCGTCGTTGTGCTTCCCAGCGACGACCGCAGCGTCATCACACCCCCGAACGCCAGCTACGACCGCTACCTGCGCGAGCAGGCGACGACCTGGTTGGAGGGCGCGGCCGCCGGCATCCCCGCAGACATCGCGCACGTCGGCCACGTCCGCTACAGCGACTCGTTCGCCGAGGGCCTGATCGCCGCCGCCGACGAGTTCGGCGCGTCGCACATCGTTGTCGGCGCGGCCAACGGAGGCCTGCGTGGCCGCCATCGCCTCGGCACGGTCGCGACCGAGCTGCTGCACTCCTCCGACGTGCCGGTCGTCCTCGCCCCTGAAGGGTCGCGCCGCCAGGACGCGTCCCTCGGCCTCACCCGCATCACAGCCGCGATCGGCACACGTCCGGGCGCCGAAGCGCTCATGGAGGAGAGCGTGGCGCTCGCCGCGGCGACCGGGGCGGAGCTTCGGCTGCTGTCGCTCGTCTCGGTCGACCTGCCGTCGAGCGTCGACACCGGCGTCATCCGTCTGGCCGGCGCCGCCCACGCCGACGACGTGCTTACCAAAGCTCTCGCGTCGCTTCCCGAAGGCATCACGGCCGACGTCGTCGTCGCGCGTGGCGAGAGCATCGAGGACGCCGTCTCGCACCTCAGCTGGGAGCCCGGTGAGCTTGCGATCGTCGGATCGAGTCGCCTCGCGCAACCCCGGCGGCTGTTCCTCGGCTCGACGGCAGCGAAGATGCTGCACGAGCTTCCCGTCCCGATGGTCGTCGTGCCCCGAACGCGCGTCCACGAAAGCATGAACGGAGAGCGGCGATGA
- a CDS encoding NAD(P)/FAD-dependent oxidoreductase encodes MTDPTTGVLTRDVVVVGAGAAGLTAANELRKAGLSVAVLEARDRVGGRLHTDVIDGAMLEVGGQWVSPDQEALIETLEDLGLETYSRYREGDSVYINAEGALTRFTGEIFPVPEATEKVMVDLIERLDRMVAEIDPDRPWEHPDAEELDRTSFEAWLAAQTDDVEARDNIALFIAGAMLTKPPHAFSTLQALLMAASAGSFSHLVDADFILDKRVVGGLQQVPLLLAERLGGDVFLDQPVRRIEWSDGGVTVEADRMTVRARFVILALAPVLYPRISFSPPLPRLQHQMHQHISMGFVIKVHAVYDRPFWREQGLSGTAFSPYELSHEAYDNTNHGDERGTLVGFVSDRHADDVFRLSAEERKERILESLSHYYGPEAKNPVVYYESDWGTEEWTRGAYAASFDLGGLARYGADQREPVGPIHFACSDMAGLGYQHVDGAIRMGRLVAANIVEAARA; translated from the coding sequence ATGACAGATCCCACCACCGGCGTGCTGACGCGCGACGTCGTCGTCGTCGGCGCGGGAGCGGCGGGCCTCACCGCGGCGAATGAGCTGCGCAAGGCCGGCCTCTCGGTCGCCGTTCTCGAAGCGCGCGACCGGGTCGGCGGGCGCCTGCACACCGATGTGATCGACGGCGCCATGCTCGAAGTGGGCGGACAGTGGGTCTCGCCCGACCAGGAGGCCCTGATCGAGACGCTCGAGGACCTCGGGCTGGAGACCTACTCCCGTTACCGCGAGGGCGACTCGGTGTACATCAACGCCGAGGGTGCGCTCACGCGGTTCACCGGCGAGATCTTCCCCGTGCCCGAGGCGACCGAGAAGGTGATGGTCGACCTCATCGAGCGGCTCGACCGGATGGTCGCAGAGATCGACCCGGACCGTCCTTGGGAGCATCCCGACGCCGAGGAGCTCGACCGCACCTCCTTCGAGGCGTGGTTGGCGGCGCAGACCGACGATGTCGAGGCCCGCGACAACATCGCGCTCTTCATCGCGGGGGCGATGCTCACCAAGCCGCCCCACGCGTTCTCCACCCTTCAGGCACTGCTCATGGCGGCCTCGGCCGGGAGCTTCTCGCACCTGGTCGATGCCGATTTCATCCTCGACAAGCGCGTCGTCGGGGGTCTGCAGCAGGTGCCGCTCCTCCTTGCCGAGCGTCTGGGGGGCGACGTCTTCCTCGATCAGCCGGTGCGTCGCATCGAGTGGAGCGACGGCGGCGTGACCGTGGAGGCCGACCGGATGACGGTGCGCGCCCGCTTCGTCATCCTGGCCCTGGCGCCGGTGCTCTACCCGCGCATCTCGTTCTCGCCGCCCCTGCCGAGACTGCAGCACCAGATGCACCAGCACATCTCGATGGGATTCGTCATCAAGGTCCACGCGGTCTACGACCGCCCGTTCTGGCGGGAGCAGGGGCTCTCGGGCACGGCCTTCAGCCCGTACGAGCTTTCGCACGAGGCCTACGACAACACCAACCATGGCGACGAGCGCGGCACCCTGGTCGGGTTCGTCTCCGACCGGCATGCCGACGACGTCTTCCGCCTTTCGGCCGAGGAGCGCAAGGAGCGGATCCTCGAGTCGCTCTCGCACTACTACGGGCCCGAGGCGAAGAACCCGGTGGTCTACTACGAAAGCGACTGGGGGACCGAGGAGTGGACGCGCGGCGCGTACGCCGCGAGCTTCGACCTCGGCGGGCTCGCGCGGTACGGCGCGGATCAGCGCGAGCCGGTCGGCCCGATCCACTTCGCCTGCAGCGACATGGCGGGCCTCGGCTACCAGCACGTCGACGGCGCCATCCGCATGGGCCGGCTCGTCGCCGCGAACATCGTCGAGGCGGCGCGCGCATGA